The genomic interval CGCGCCTGCCTTCCACAACACAAGGATGATGAACGGCGTGGGCGGCAGCACGGTCCACTACGGCGCCTTAAGCTGGCGCTTCACGCCTGGTGATTTCCGCGTGCGAAGCGACACGGTCAAGCGCTATGGCGAGAGCGCCCTTCCGCCCGGCTCGAGCATTGCCGATTGGCCGGTCAGCTACGACGATCTCGAACCCTATTACGACCATGTCGAATATGCCGTCGGCGTGTCGGGGAAGGGTGGCGTCAATCCGTTCGAGGGACCGCGGTCGCGCGACTATCCGATGCCGCCGATGCGGGCCGCCGGCTTCACCAAGCTCGCGGAAAAGACGATGCGCGCGCTCGGCTACCATCCGTTTCCGCGGCCGGCGGCGGTCAACAGCGTCAATTACGACGGACGCGCGGCCTGCTCTTATTGCGGATTCTGCAGCGGCTTTGCCTGCTGGAACGATTCGAAGTCGAGCATGCTGGTCACGGCGATCCGGCGGGCCGAAAGGACCGGCCTGCTGGAGATTCGCCCCGACAGCGTCGTGACGCGGATTTCCGTGGATCGCGCGAACCGGGCCAGCGGCGTGCAGTACCGTACGCTATCGGGCGAGATGGTCGAACAGCCGGCGAGGTTCGTCGTCCTGTCGACTTATGTGTACGAAAACGTCCGCCGCCTCCTGCTGTCCAAGTCCGAGGCGTTTCCGAACGGATTGTCCAACAATCACGGCCAGGTCGGGAAGAACTACATCACGCATACCTATCTTTCGCTGCACGGGCTGTTCCCGGGGCGCGATCTCAACCTGTTCAGCGGCATGTTCGGCCAGGAGATGGGTTTCGACGATCTCTACGGCGACAATTTCGATCACACGGGTCTGGGGTTCATCCGCGGCGTGACGGTTTTTTCCGATTTCCAGAATCTGCCCATCGCGTCGGCAGGGGAAGTCCCGCCCGACGTGCCGAAGTGGGGCCAAGCCTACAAGGACTGGCTGAAGACAAACATCAATTCGGTCGGCACGCTGAGCGCGACGGTGGAGACGTTGCCTTACGAGAGCAACTATCTCGATCTCGATCCCGGACCAAAGACCGACCCGTTTGGAGATCCCGTCATTCGGGTGACCTATGACGTTCATGACAACGAAAAGCGCATGGGTGCGTTCGCGGTCGGTCACCTGGATAAAATTCTGCGCGCCATGGGCGCGACCAAGACTTGGCCGGGCAACCGGCCCGTCGCGATCCCGCTCAGCGGACATGCCTTCGGCGGTACCCGCATGGGAACCGATCCGGCGCATTCGGTGGTCGACGGCTACAGCATCAGCCACGAAGTCCGCAATCTGGCGATCTTCGGCGGCTCAACCTTTCCGACCGTGTCGAGCTACAACCCGACGCAGACGATTCAGGCGCTGAGCTGGCGCTCGTCGGAATATATCGCGGCGAATTTCGGCCGCCTCACAAGCTAGCGCGAGAACAAGATGACGGGCATTTTGGGTCGCGGCGCCTTATCGCTGCTTTTGTGGAGCGCCGTCGCAGCGCCTGGCCAGGCGGCCGATGCGGATGGGATCGCGCCCGATCCGGATCTGGCGGTCTACACCAATTGCGCCGTGTGCCACGGAGCCTCCGGCGAGGGCCGCTTCGGACCGGCGTTCAAGGGCAATGCGGACTTGGCCGAAGCCGGCTTTGTCGTCGGGATGATCTTGCGCGGCACGGAGCACATGCCGTCGTTCCGTTCGCAACTCAGCGACGAGGACATTGCGAGCGTCGCCACCTATATCCGCTCGCACTGGGGCAACAATTGGAGCGCTGTGACGCCTGCGGACGTCAAGCGCCAACGAGCGGAGGACGCAGCCTCCGAGGGGAGCGGCCACTGAGGCCGTCGCCTCGCGGCCGCGAAACAGAGCGCCAGAGAATTTTCTCGCGAGCGCTTCACGGAAAGGGTGGCTTCAACCCTCTCTAATCAAGACCGGTTCTGAAGCCGGGCTCAAGAAATTGGGAGGCGTGGGGCGCGCGCAAGCGATTTCGCTTGGAAGTGCCGCGAACGACGGATGTTGCGCCAAGCGATGGATGCTGGCGCCCGGATCGGCGGCGAAACAGGGAACTCAGGGCAGAGAAACAGACGTCTGCATCGATGCAAGTGCAGGCCGGGGGAGGAATTATTATATGTACCGGACAAATCAATCAGCCGGATTGCGTTGTAATGCCAGCAATGGCGCATTGGCGGGGATTCGCAGGCGTGCACTGACCGGCGTGAGTGCCGGCGCCGTGGGCCTGGCGCTTCAGCTTGCTGTCGGCGGCGCCTATGCGCAGACCGAGCCCGGAGCCCAGCCGCCA from Rhizomicrobium sp. carries:
- a CDS encoding GMC family oxidoreductase — its product is MRILPSTDVVIVGMGAGGATAAEILTKQGLKVVGLEAGPYLTPQDFATGLDEIGGCHVRNDLGEVKYNKEMPTWRYNESVAATDAPAFHNTRMMNGVGGSTVHYGALSWRFTPGDFRVRSDTVKRYGESALPPGSSIADWPVSYDDLEPYYDHVEYAVGVSGKGGVNPFEGPRSRDYPMPPMRAAGFTKLAEKTMRALGYHPFPRPAAVNSVNYDGRAACSYCGFCSGFACWNDSKSSMLVTAIRRAERTGLLEIRPDSVVTRISVDRANRASGVQYRTLSGEMVEQPARFVVLSTYVYENVRRLLLSKSEAFPNGLSNNHGQVGKNYITHTYLSLHGLFPGRDLNLFSGMFGQEMGFDDLYGDNFDHTGLGFIRGVTVFSDFQNLPIASAGEVPPDVPKWGQAYKDWLKTNINSVGTLSATVETLPYESNYLDLDPGPKTDPFGDPVIRVTYDVHDNEKRMGAFAVGHLDKILRAMGATKTWPGNRPVAIPLSGHAFGGTRMGTDPAHSVVDGYSISHEVRNLAIFGGSTFPTVSSYNPTQTIQALSWRSSEYIAANFGRLTS
- a CDS encoding cytochrome c, with the protein product MTGILGRGALSLLLWSAVAAPGQAADADGIAPDPDLAVYTNCAVCHGASGEGRFGPAFKGNADLAEAGFVVGMILRGTEHMPSFRSQLSDEDIASVATYIRSHWGNNWSAVTPADVKRQRAEDAASEGSGH